The DNA sequence GCGCCGGGGCGGGCCGTCCTCGTCGCCAACCTCCCGGCCTTCGACGAGGTGCCCGCCGCGCTCGTGCAGCTGGCCGGCACGGGCGACTGGGACGCCTGCGAGACCGACCGCCTCTCGCTGGCCACGCCCGAGCAGGCGGCCGCCGTCGGGGAGTGGAACGCGGCGATCGAGCGGGCGGCCGACGCCGCCGGGGCCACGGTCGTCGACGTGCACGGCGCGTTCGCCCGGGCGAGGGCGGGCGGCGGCCCCGACCCGCTCGGCGGCGACGGCTTCTTCCCGAGCCAGGCCGGCCACGAGGCCGTCGCCGGCGCCTTCTCGGACGCGCTCGCCGCCGCCGGACCGGGCGGCTGACCCCGGCGCCGGGCGGGCGGCGGCCCGGCGGCGAGGCGGTCGGCGGCGGCTGACGGGATGCGCTCGCCGCCGGCGGGCCGGTCGGCGGCGCCGGGCGCGCGGTGGGGCCGGCGGCGGCCCGGCGGCGAGGCCGTCGCCGGCGCCGTCTCGGACGCGGGCGCCGATCAGGCCGGCGGCGGCTCGGCGGCGAGGGCGTCGCCGCCCCGGTCGCCCCGGCGGACGACCCGGTCCCGCACCGCCCACCAGGTGACGAGCACGAGCGCCTCGACCACGATGCGGCCGGACATCTTCGACGTGCCCCTGACGCGGTCGGTGAACGAGATCGGCACCTCGACCACCCGGCCGCCGGCCCTCGCCACCTCGTAGGCCATCTCGATCTGGAACCCGTAGCCGTCGGCCCGCACGGCGTCGAGGTCGACCCGGCGGAGCACCTCGACCCGGTAGGCGCGGTAGCCGGAGGTGGTGTCGCGCACGTCGAGGTCGAGCACGACGCTGGCGTAGCGGTTGCCCCAGCGGGAGAGCAGCCGCCGGTGCAGCTTCCAGTCCGGGATCGACCCGCCGGGGACGTACCGGGAGCCGACGGCCAGGTCCGCCCCGGCGTCGAGGGCCCGGAGGAGCTGGGGCAGGGCCGACGGGTCGTGGGACATGTCGGCGTCCATCTCGACCACGACGTCGTAGCCGGTGGCCATGGCCCGGCGGAACCCAGCCCGGTAGGCGGTGCCGAGGCCGGACTTGGCCGGCCGGCGCAGCACCTCGACCCGGCCGACCTCGCGGCCGGCCGCCTCGGCCAGGTCGGCCGTGCCGTCCGGGCTGCCGTCGTCGACGACGAGCACGTCGACCTCGGGGGTGGCGGCCCGGATGCGGCGCAGGACCTCGGCGATGTTGTCGGCCTCGTCGAAGGTCGGGAGCACCACCAGCGTTCGCACGGGCCGACACCGTACCGGTGCGGGAAGGTCCGGTCGGGAGGGTGGCGGCCGGCCGTAGCATCGGGGCATGGACCCGTCACCCCGGCCGCCGGCGCCGACCTCGCTGCCGCCCACCGGCGCGCGGGTGCT is a window from the Acidimicrobiales bacterium genome containing:
- a CDS encoding polyprenol monophosphomannose synthase gives rise to the protein MRTLVVLPTFDEADNIAEVLRRIRAATPEVDVLVVDDGSPDGTADLAEAAGREVGRVEVLRRPAKSGLGTAYRAGFRRAMATGYDVVVEMDADMSHDPSALPQLLRALDAGADLAVGSRYVPGGSIPDWKLHRRLLSRWGNRYASVVLDLDVRDTTSGYRAYRVEVLRRVDLDAVRADGYGFQIEMAYEVARAGGRVVEVPISFTDRVRGTSKMSGRIVVEALVLVTWWAVRDRVVRRGDRGGDALAAEPPPA